One window of the Acidobacteriota bacterium genome contains the following:
- a CDS encoding MFS transporter, with product MTNETIKAGLWGAVVTLLMAVLVIIGSRNLAHFDAALVAYTFATLFAAFGITYRYAMWLQRPPTKMYWRRGWQVFFRPKYLARNVSKWVTRLVNEFALNHFIFKRGRPRWVAHWLIMWGCLLAVAITFPLVFGWIHFETLPDDTNWYRTYIFGFPTFAFPIHSIFGFLIFHGLVWASVLVMVGVMLAMRRRMRDHGAAAVQQFAEDFLPLILLFAISMTGLMLTASYTWMRGYGYDFLAILHALTVIFTLLWLPFGKFFHIFQRPAQLGVSFYKDIGAKEEQATCRRCGSAFASRMHVEDLITVEKQLGFQYELDGAVEHYQWICPRCRRAMLALAQGRLWHS from the coding sequence ATGACCAACGAGACAATCAAAGCCGGACTTTGGGGAGCCGTCGTGACACTGTTGATGGCAGTTCTGGTCATCATCGGTTCGCGCAACCTGGCGCATTTTGATGCCGCGCTGGTGGCCTACACTTTTGCCACGCTGTTTGCCGCGTTCGGCATCACCTACCGCTACGCCATGTGGTTGCAACGTCCGCCGACCAAAATGTATTGGCGCAGAGGTTGGCAGGTGTTCTTTCGTCCGAAATATCTGGCGCGCAACGTTTCCAAATGGGTAACGCGGTTGGTGAATGAATTCGCCTTGAACCATTTCATTTTCAAACGCGGGCGACCTCGCTGGGTAGCGCATTGGCTGATTATGTGGGGTTGTTTGCTGGCCGTCGCCATCACTTTTCCACTGGTCTTCGGCTGGATTCACTTTGAGACTTTGCCAGACGATACCAACTGGTACCGCACATATATTTTTGGCTTTCCCACTTTTGCGTTCCCAATTCATTCGATCTTCGGGTTCCTGATTTTTCACGGGCTGGTATGGGCGTCGGTTCTGGTCATGGTTGGGGTGATGCTGGCAATGCGTCGTCGTATGCGCGATCACGGCGCGGCTGCGGTGCAACAATTTGCCGAGGACTTTCTGCCGCTGATCCTTCTGTTTGCCATCAGCATGACAGGGTTGATGCTGACAGCAAGTTACACCTGGATGCGCGGATATGGATACGATTTCCTGGCCATTCTGCATGCGCTGACGGTCATCTTCACATTGCTCTGGCTCCCGTTCGGCAAATTCTTCCACATCTTTCAACGACCGGCGCAACTGGGAGTCAGCTTTTACAAAGATATTGGGGCAAAGGAAGAGCAGGCGACGTGCCGCCGCTGCGGCAGCGCTTTCGCTTCGCGCATGCATGTCGAAGATTTAATCACGGTCGAAAAGCAATTGGGGTTTCAATACGAACTGGATGGCGCGGTGGAGCATTACCAATGGATTTGTCCGCGCTGCCGCCGTGCGATGCTGGCGTTGGCACAAGGCCGTTTGTGGCATTCATAG
- a CDS encoding formylglycine-generating enzyme family protein, with protein MKKLTLTAIIILLVFGAGGVWFAARYIRGDWEEKTHFEQGETKLTVVNLANAPMRLFKAGKKFADAAEIKEFNGQAAWLSRGNYFLQVELPARTTFYPIPIAGYRLGPDADGSFAVTIRSLTANAPPQLMANLPEWAYIPSGNFLIGDRQNPREPHYVWLPAFCVSAFETTNAEFRQFQRDPQGYANPDNWTAAGKRWKAETQSQATALLKESDAEFHRFGQDDQPVAWVTWFEAAAFCKWLTNKLGQDRWLFSLPSEAEWEKAARGPDSFDFALSPLLSDEESRLYNWKKNPGAPETVIGIEMTKVRFQPNRYGIFHLSGNVVEWTQTINRSYNRERRYTDDDGRNREDLTEARVARGGSWYSASIALLSIAYRDAFQPEVRHHDLGFRIVAKPLP; from the coding sequence ATGAAGAAGCTCACCCTGACCGCGATCATCATTCTACTGGTTTTTGGCGCTGGCGGCGTATGGTTTGCCGCCAGATACATTCGCGGTGATTGGGAGGAAAAGACGCACTTTGAGCAAGGGGAAACGAAACTGACTGTCGTTAATCTGGCGAACGCGCCCATGCGTTTGTTCAAAGCCGGAAAGAAGTTTGCGGATGCCGCCGAAATCAAAGAATTTAATGGTCAGGCCGCGTGGCTGTCGCGCGGCAATTATTTTCTGCAAGTTGAGCTTCCTGCTCGCACCACTTTCTATCCGATCCCGATTGCCGGATATCGCCTGGGGCCGGATGCGGACGGTTCATTTGCGGTGACGATACGTTCCCTGACGGCGAATGCGCCGCCGCAATTGATGGCGAATCTGCCAGAGTGGGCTTACATTCCCAGCGGAAATTTTTTGATCGGCGACCGCCAGAATCCTCGCGAACCGCATTACGTCTGGCTGCCCGCGTTTTGCGTGAGCGCCTTTGAGACAACCAACGCCGAATTTCGCCAGTTCCAGCGTGATCCGCAAGGGTATGCGAACCCTGACAATTGGACGGCAGCCGGAAAGCGTTGGAAAGCGGAAACCCAGTCGCAGGCAACAGCGCTGCTTAAGGAAAGCGATGCGGAGTTCCACCGCTTCGGCCAGGACGATCAACCGGTGGCTTGGGTGACGTGGTTTGAGGCGGCGGCATTTTGCAAATGGCTGACGAACAAACTGGGACAAGATCGCTGGCTCTTTTCGTTGCCGTCGGAAGCCGAATGGGAAAAAGCCGCGCGTGGCCCGGACAGTTTTGATTTTGCGCTCAGCCCCTTGCTCAGCGACGAAGAATCAAGGCTTTACAACTGGAAAAAGAATCCCGGCGCGCCGGAAACCGTGATCGGCATCGAGATGACCAAAGTGCGTTTTCAGCCGAATCGTTACGGCATCTTTCACTTATCTGGCAACGTCGTTGAATGGACACAGACCATCAATCGCTCTTACAACCGCGAACGTCGCTATACCGATGATGACGGGCGTAATCGTGAGGATTTGACCGAAGCCCGAGTGGCGCGCGGCGGATCGTGGTACAGCGCCAGCATCGCGCTGCTTTCGATTGCCTACCGGGATGCGTTTCAGCCGGAAGTTCGTCATCACGACCTTGGGTTCCGAATCGTCGCCAAACCATTGCCTTGA
- a CDS encoding ABC transporter permease subunit, translating to MDFAVVKTIARQELIVNIRNRWTLIFAALFGALVLAISYFGLVTAGTVGFQGFARTSASLLNLVLYIVPLVALTMGSLSFTSEKGASELLFAQPITRGEILLGKLAGLFASITTATVAGFGLAGIVIASKAGTVGAMRYPIFVGLSLLLALVFLTLSALVSTACHRKSKAFGMALFLWFFFVLFYDLIVIGGTFLMKERAANQFIFASLFGNPVDMVRVAGLMALDGKEIFGAAGAALTRTLGGETASFLLLVGGLLVWVILPFAVSQRLLRRQDI from the coding sequence ATGGATTTCGCCGTAGTTAAAACCATCGCGCGGCAGGAGTTGATCGTCAACATCCGCAATCGTTGGACGTTGATCTTCGCCGCGCTGTTCGGCGCGCTGGTGCTGGCCATTTCGTATTTCGGCCTGGTGACGGCGGGGACGGTCGGCTTTCAAGGCTTTGCGCGCACGTCGGCCAGCCTGCTGAATCTGGTGTTGTACATTGTTCCGTTGGTGGCGTTGACGATGGGAAGCCTGAGTTTTACCAGCGAAAAGGGGGCCAGCGAGTTGCTGTTCGCCCAACCCATCACACGCGGCGAAATTTTGCTGGGCAAGCTGGCCGGATTGTTCGCGTCAATCACCACAGCAACGGTCGCGGGGTTCGGGCTGGCGGGAATTGTTATCGCGTCGAAAGCCGGAACCGTCGGGGCAATGCGGTATCCGATCTTTGTCGGCTTGTCGTTGCTGCTGGCACTGGTCTTTCTGACGCTGTCCGCGTTGGTTTCGACCGCTTGCCATCGCAAATCGAAAGCCTTCGGCATGGCGCTGTTCCTGTGGTTTTTCTTCGTCTTGTTTTACGACCTGATCGTCATTGGCGGAACGTTCCTGATGAAAGAGCGCGCGGCCAATCAATTCATTTTCGCTTCGCTATTCGGCAATCCGGTGGATATGGTGCGTGTGGCCGGGCTGATGGCGCTGGACGGCAAGGAGATTTTCGGCGCGGCGGGCGCGGCATTGACACGAACCCTGGGCGGCGAAACGGCCAGCTTTCTGTTACTGGTGGGCGGCTTGCTGGTTTGGGTGATTTTACCGTTTGCGGTGTCGCAACGTCTGCTGAGACGGCAGGACATTTGA
- a CDS encoding nitrous oxide reductase accessory protein NosL: MPKAPKTNKTAFVVPPSGGRTGWPKQPSEGGTTNLLLLALLGFIFLLAACGQPEIAPVAINPEDMCSMCRMAISEKQFAAELITKDGEALKFDDIGCLRDYLKAKADRSRIAAYFVADYETKKWLKAESAHFVKSAELATPMGGNIAAFESHEKAKEAAAKFKGEHVSFAELTEK; this comes from the coding sequence ATGCCGAAAGCACCGAAAACAAATAAAACCGCGTTCGTAGTTCCGCCTTCAGGCGGAAGAACTGGCTGGCCAAAGCAACCGTCTGAAGGCGGAACGACGAACTTGCTTCTGCTGGCTTTGCTGGGATTTATTTTTCTGCTCGCTGCTTGCGGGCAGCCGGAAATCGCGCCGGTGGCCATCAATCCGGAGGATATGTGTTCGATGTGCCGTATGGCGATTTCGGAAAAGCAATTTGCCGCCGAGTTGATTACCAAAGACGGCGAAGCGCTGAAGTTCGACGACATCGGCTGTCTGCGCGATTACCTGAAAGCCAAAGCGGACCGTAGCCGGATTGCCGCGTATTTCGTTGCCGATTACGAGACGAAGAAATGGCTCAAAGCCGAATCGGCGCATTTTGTGAAGTCTGCCGAGTTGGCCACGCCCATGGGCGGCAACATCGCCGCTTTTGAAAGTCATGAGAAAGCGAAAGAGGCGGCAGCCAAATTCAAAGGGGAGCACGTCAGCTTTGCCGAGTTGACCGAAAAGTGA
- a CDS encoding ABC transporter ATP-binding protein, translated as MIELNHLTKSFGQFIAVNDISFKINDGETFALLGPNGSGKTTTLKCMVGLTVPTAGEIKINGLDLWRDAREARRMMSFLPQRLSFHESLTAREVLEFYRDLRKLPAAKIDDVLHNSHFDFNGFCHKPVGELSGGMVQRLGLAVACLPDAPVLLLDEPTVSLDPEGAIRFREFLATLKSEGKTIVFSSHVLADVERLADRVAILVNGRLVAIESIAALREELMRSCRMRIVLANPNAQWIEAAREAGACEALLQGDAMLVTSRAEDRMKILRAIETAGGSVARFATEELSLEDIYLNYIHAESTENK; from the coding sequence ATGATCGAACTCAACCATCTGACAAAAAGTTTCGGCCAGTTCATCGCCGTCAACGACATCTCGTTCAAGATCAACGATGGCGAAACCTTTGCTTTACTGGGGCCGAACGGCAGCGGCAAAACAACGACGTTGAAATGCATGGTGGGATTGACCGTGCCGACGGCGGGCGAAATCAAAATCAACGGCCTGGATTTGTGGCGCGACGCGCGCGAAGCTCGACGGATGATGAGCTTTCTGCCCCAGCGATTGAGCTTTCACGAAAGCCTGACTGCGCGCGAGGTGCTGGAGTTTTACCGCGATCTGCGCAAGCTGCCCGCCGCGAAAATTGATGACGTGCTGCACAATTCGCATTTTGATTTCAATGGGTTTTGCCACAAACCGGTCGGCGAACTGTCTGGCGGAATGGTTCAACGATTGGGACTGGCGGTCGCCTGTTTGCCCGACGCGCCGGTTCTGTTGCTGGACGAACCGACCGTCAGTCTGGACCCGGAAGGCGCCATCCGATTTCGAGAATTTCTGGCGACCCTCAAATCCGAAGGCAAGACCATTGTCTTTTCCTCGCACGTGCTGGCGGATGTCGAACGACTGGCCGACCGCGTGGCGATTCTGGTCAATGGCCGGCTGGTTGCCATCGAATCCATTGCCGCCCTGCGCGAGGAACTGATGCGCAGTTGCCGGATGCGCATTGTGCTGGCGAATCCGAATGCGCAATGGATCGAAGCCGCGCGCGAAGCCGGCGCGTGCGAGGCCTTATTACAAGGCGATGCGATGCTGGTCACTTCGCGTGCCGAAGACCGGATGAAAATCCTGCGGGCGATTGAAACCGCCGGCGGAAGCGTTGCGCGCTTTGCCACCGAAGAGTTATCGCTGGAAGACATCTACCTGAATTACATCCATGCCGAAAGCACCGAAAACAAATAA
- a CDS encoding nitrous oxide reductase family maturation protein NosD: MNRSFLSGSESFSVCSVLFALFLSSITAQANVLPVKPNESIQTAIAAAKPGDTIRIESGIYVGQVILDKALTLEGIGKPVLRGTGKGSVVVVAADRCTIRGFVIEHSGGDLQAEDSGLLLKSNDNWIEANELRDVLYGIYLYHAARNTIRGNAVRGRPELETGERGAGLHIWNSPDNLIEDNSITEARDGLYIQSSHRNTVRRNRVSRLRYGLHYMSSDDNKFDDNLFEYNIAGAAIMYSKRIEFRRNAFIHNRGFSSFGILFQDCEDNLAEDNFIIDNATGIFMEALRRSTFRRNVIAENDLGLMVYSNSADNLFAGNNFVENLSPLQLVGRRAGMRWSEMKRGNYWSDYGGYDLDGDGVGDVRHKVQNVFEYLEGNYPRLRLYLSSPAAQALAAAEKTFPIVKGSSEADAAPLMQAVKLSFPFEQEKPVVGGWWLVAGSLAMFSCSAATLVWGQRRQRR; this comes from the coding sequence ATGAACAGAAGTTTTCTATCTGGCTCTGAGTCTTTTTCCGTTTGTTCCGTGCTTTTTGCTTTATTCCTGTCTTCAATAACCGCTCAAGCCAATGTGTTGCCTGTCAAGCCGAATGAGTCAATTCAAACTGCCATTGCTGCTGCCAAACCAGGGGACACGATTCGGATCGAAAGCGGCATATACGTTGGTCAGGTCATTCTCGACAAAGCATTGACACTTGAAGGCATCGGCAAACCTGTGCTGCGCGGCACGGGCAAAGGCAGTGTGGTGGTCGTTGCCGCCGACCGCTGCACGATTCGCGGCTTTGTCATTGAACATTCGGGCGGCGACCTGCAAGCCGAAGATTCCGGTTTGCTGTTGAAATCGAATGACAATTGGATCGAAGCAAACGAACTGCGCGACGTGTTGTACGGCATTTACCTGTACCACGCGGCGCGCAATACGATTCGCGGGAATGCCGTGCGGGGTCGCCCGGAGCTTGAAACCGGCGAGCGCGGCGCGGGCCTTCACATCTGGAACTCGCCCGACAATCTGATCGAAGACAACTCCATCACCGAAGCGCGCGACGGGTTGTACATTCAATCCAGTCATCGCAACACCGTCCGCCGCAATCGCGTCTCCCGGCTGCGTTACGGGCTGCATTACATGAGTTCTGACGACAATAAATTCGATGACAATCTGTTCGAGTACAACATTGCGGGCGCGGCGATTATGTATTCCAAGAGGATCGAATTTCGCCGCAATGCCTTCATCCACAATCGCGGCTTCAGTTCGTTCGGGATTCTGTTTCAGGACTGTGAGGACAATCTGGCCGAAGACAACTTCATCATTGATAACGCGACGGGAATTTTCATGGAAGCGCTGCGCCGCTCGACGTTCCGCCGCAATGTCATCGCTGAAAACGATCTGGGGCTGATGGTCTACAGCAATTCGGCAGACAATCTATTTGCCGGAAACAACTTCGTTGAAAACCTCAGTCCACTGCAACTGGTCGGCAGGCGCGCGGGCATGCGGTGGAGCGAAATGAAACGCGGAAATTACTGGAGCGATTACGGCGGTTACGACCTGGACGGCGACGGCGTGGGCGATGTGCGACACAAGGTTCAGAACGTGTTTGAGTATCTGGAAGGTAACTATCCGCGCCTGCGGCTATACCTGAGCAGTCCGGCGGCGCAGGCGTTGGCGGCGGCGGAAAAGACATTTCCCATTGTCAAAGGCTCGTCAGAAGCCGATGCCGCGCCGCTGATGCAAGCTGTCAAGCTCTCGTTCCCGTTTGAACAGGAAAAGCCTGTGGTTGGTGGTTGGTGGCTGGTGGCTGGCAGTCTGGCGATGTTCTCCTGTTCCGCCGCGACGCTTGTCTGGGGACAAAGGAGGCAACGGCGATGA